In Calliopsis andreniformis isolate RMS-2024a chromosome 6, iyCalAndr_principal, whole genome shotgun sequence, the genomic window taatACATTTCCCCATGCAAAGGCttagaagaaaaaaaaacttCACAAGTTATCGTACAACTCAATTCAATAGCCAAACAACATATTTTGCAGTACATTTCGATAATTACAAGCGCAAAAGCGTGTTTACCGCGTGCATGATTATTTTGTAGATAGATTTTTTTTAGTGGCAACCTTTAAAAATAAACGAAATAAACGATGCGGCTGGTCAAAGGATTTTTTGCTTCCgtttcttcaatttttctatAGTTTTCGAACAATTACATAGTTTTCTTGCGCGATAATTTGTTGTACGAATTGAATTATCTAGCAAGTTATCGACTAATTTGATTAATATATTCCACAAGTCCGTTTACGTACGATTGACGTTACCAAATTAATGAAATAGAAGCTGACTTTTGATCGTTCTCGATATGGACACTTGCTAGAATCAGAACGTTTCCTAAGAACCTGTTGCTACTCTAATAGAATTGATTGAATTCCATACGTAGCTAAAAAGTTCATTTTCCATGAGCTAACGAAGAAAGGAATGAAAAAACAGATTAAGAAATAAGCAGATGCGAATGACAGAATGTAAAGCGCGGTAACCGATTTCGTGTACCTACAGAACTTACCATATATTATCTAGCATAGCGAATACAATATTGCAAGCACATACGATTTCATTATGATTGTCATCGTACCTATCCTTCGTGTACTTACCAACGCGACTTATCTTCAGCCTGACATTTCAAATTTGCGCATAACTATATAGGAATGTATATTATAGAAAATGAAAAACGGGGAGAGTAGAAAAAAATGCGGTTTTATTACTATAGTATAGTACGCAGTATTTTTTTCGTAAGGGTGCACATACGTATACCTACCTACATAGTATGTACTTAGGTGCAAGTAGAGTAACCGATTGCGTTTAGTCGGCATTTGTTTAAGCTCTCGGGGCTAGGGCATATTGTGGGTGCACAATGAAAAAAGAATTCCTTTTCGCACCCAGAGAATCGTACGCTTAATCGTGGGGTCATCGTGTGCAGCCTGGCAGGCCTACAAAAGCCGCCAATTAATTAAGATAGCTCCTAGATACACGGTAGATCGATAGCGACTGGCCGTGATAAAGACGGGCGAGGGTTTCAGACTTCAGGGATGTTGCAGTGCTGTGGTGTTGGAGGTGGCGCTTCCACGGCACCTCAGGCTCCGCAGCTGCAGGATACCGGATCTGCTGTCCAAACCACCATCATGCAGGACGCGGTTCTTGAATCCATCCTCGAGGTTAGTTTCACTCACTTTTAACTTTTCGCTTTTCGCCACGCTCGCGCTCTTCCCTACCCTATTCCAGTTACTCTCTTAACCGAACTCTGTCTCTTCTCATCTTCAAACTTTTCGAGAGTGTAGGTCCCGATTTATTAGGACTGGAATGTCGAGTTCAGACGTCTCAACTTTAAACAGTCATTATTTACATTTCTATTTGCATATGCGCAAGAGAGAAACAATAAACACGGACAATGTAATGTCAATACCTATTTGTTTTCTACCGTCATACAATAGCAACAAGTCGATTAATAAACAGTTTCTTTTCGAATAAAGCAAGTCAGTAACGAAATCAAAGCTATCAAGTATTACGTATAAGATTAATGTGCACGTAATAAGCGTACGTATGCATACACATCTGTATACTTATCTATTTGATAAGAATGTCGAAGGATGCACGCGCGACTAATGCCGTTTCCAAATTGGCGATATTAACTAGTTGTATCGACCAATTGTGTTCGTCAACAGTTCTAACAATAAGTAAAAGAATTTTACGCGTAACGGGCGAAACAGGCAGGTTCTTTGAAATTGTTTTCTTTTGGATTTTTTTCTTCAAATTATGCAACAAAAACGCTAAATAGCTGTGAGCTCAGTCTTGGCATTTATAATCGTTGTAGAGATTGGAGAGGATGAACGACCGAGTTCGATATTGATATCTACCTACAAGTATAATCATAGTCAGCTTCGAGATGTTCGAAAGGCGATGTGTAATTAGACACACATTAGACACACATTAGACACACATTAGACAACATTAGTTACGAATGTTACGTTACAGATCATTTCTACCGTTTACTTTTCTTCGATTGTCTACAAATTCCTAAATTCGTAAATGAATTCTTCCACGAAGATTCGAATTTGATGCTCCGAATGAACACTGAatgaattctgaatctgtagATATTCGAAGAACGTTTAGGTAACTCTAACGATGCGATAGAGCTTGCCTTCGAGCTTTATATCCTATCTGTCTATAACGTGATTAGTAGATACATTAATTGTTAAGATCGTGAGGTATGTTTTCTGAATTAGCTCGACTTGGTAACGGTACATGGTTTCAGCAAATGCGTGAAACGGAAGCCCGAAAGGCAGAGCTGGAACGACAACATGCAGAAGCACAGAGCCAGTTGCGCGAAAAGATAGCAGGACGGTATCAAGGACCGGAATCAGTCGAAGCATTGCAGTCCAAGATAAGAGAACttgaaaaaaaaacagaattacAGATGGTCAGATACGAAGAATTATCGTTGGAGCTGACGAGTTTGAAACGTGCTCTAAGCAGAGGGCCAGGGGTAGGTCACTCAGCGGTTCCGACTACTTGGCCTCCGGCTGGTTCCGAAATCGACCGAATAATAGCGAAGATGGAGCAAGATAATAGGTACGGTCTTCTGATATCGTGTCCTATTCACCGTGAGTTTACAGTCGCTAAGCTAAGTCGTAAACTATATTGTTATATAAGTATCTATATAATGTAGATACATTTTATGTTTGTTATCCTTACGGGTCATACACACGATCCGATGGCCTAATCCTGTCGATGATATCGATATCGATATCTACTTACCTACTTACAGTGTCTACTAgcatcaatgttttcaatacattGGAATAGAAGAGGAGTGTAAGTAGGTACGTACTTGCATATCGTATATACCTACCTACCCATTAGTGacctaatattattattatagatacCCTGTCTGCCTGAGTATAGACATTACCAAGCTGACGCGACGGCAGGCCtgcctatgcctatgtctacctATTGCTTATTACGATACTTACCACTGCGCGGATCGTGTGTCGACCCTCTTAAAAATATGATTTATTTAATGTTAATTAACGTAGCGCTACTAGGATGGTACACGATTTGGATCATATACGGGGGGGATCCATCACCACGCAACAACCGTCAGCTACGCAAAGCATTCTACGATCTAGCTCGGAAAATCTTCCTAATCTCGGTCAGCATCAACATCCGCCCCATCCGCATGCTTTGAACCTCGGAATGCCTACGCAAATGGGTCATGTACGTAAAAGAACGTAATGATATTTCTTGCTCCGCTCTTTCTTCACGCAGATTGATATACATATTATGTAAAATGTAAATATAGTCGCTTATGTTGATGGTACCGCGACTCGGGACTGTTTCCACTTCTACTATTCCATAACATGAAATCGAAACGATGGAGAATATGAAACAGTACGCAGGTTCACCTATGCCTTTGACACCAATGATGCCCGGATGTCCACCGTTGACCCCAAACGGGCCGCCGTATCATTACAGCGAACCAATTCCACCGGCTCCTTCGCTCTCCTCCAgtcaatcgcaaccagtttttcAACAAAAGATGCAATCGTATCAACAACCGCAACCGACCCACACCGATTTGTCGAGTTCTCATTCTCAAAGTGCTCTACCGACATCACAGCAGAAGCAGCAACAAACGCACACCCATTTTGGTagcagtcagtatcaggaaagtTATCCGCATACGCAAACCTATCAGCAACCGCTTCAACAGCAGCCGTCGCAACAGCAGCCGCAGCAACATCCGGCCTCTACAACGTACCTGACATCGTCGAGTCAAAACGTAATACCTCATTACACACAGCCTACTCAGACCGCCCAAACCTATCAACTTAATGGAAGTCAACAGCAACAACAGGTATCAAACTTGACAcggcttttcttcttcttcttcttcttttttttttttttttttcctacaTACATAGATACGTACATATTTACCCTAAGAATAACTCCGATAATGATGTTGCCGATTTGTGTATGATATGCACAGGCAACGACATATCCAAGTTTATCGATTACGTCGCATCCGAACGGAACGTATAGTACAGGGACGAGTACATTTAGCAGCCAATTATCGCATCACAATTTTTCCGTTCCGCAAACGAGTATTCCGCAAACGACGTTGTCATCGTTGCCGCCCTATTCGACGAATACCTTCCATTCCACCTTAGGTGCGCTTACAAGTGTACCTCAAACCGTTCTTCCTTTCTCGAGTGTACAAAGTACCTTTGCCACTAGTGGATCGACTTACTCTACCGTCGGGACCAATGCTTTTGGCACGTCGGGCGTGAGCTCAGGTATGATTCTACTCTTCTCCTTCGCCTTCTTTCTCGCCTTCTTTTTCGCCTTTTCCTACCTCCCATCCTTCGAGATGGGCTCATTGATCGCGCTACAATCGCGTTCGCAATTAATACCGATAAATCGGTCGGTAAGGAAACCTCTCTCGTTCTAGGTACCGCATCGACAGGTTTGTTGCAAGCAATAAGCGATCCTCTCCAAGCGATGCAACAACTTTCTGCTCAGTCACAAGCGAATCAGCTTCAACAACAGGCCATTATACAACAGATTCAGCAAAGCTTACGCGCCAGTTCGCCAACAGCAACTGCTACTACGAGCCAGCTCTATCTTGGTTCGAGGCAAATGCCAAAGATACCTAGCAGTATATTGTCCAATCCATTGGATCGATTGACCAATGATAATATCGTTTCCGAGGGGCAAGTGGACATGCTTGATATACCCGGAAAGGGCAGATGTTACGTTTATACTGCTCGTTTCACATACGAGCCATTTCAACATTCGCCGAATGAAAATCCGGAAGCGGAACTACCCGTTCAGGGTGGCGACTATCTTTTAGTGTGGGGACAACCAGACGAAGATGGTTTCCTCGACGCGGAAACTCTCGATGGTAGACGTGGTCTTGTTCCAGCTAATTTTGTTCAAAAATTAGTCGGAGACGACTTGTTGCAATTCCATCAAGCTGTTCTGGGTCTCAGAGACGTCGACGATTCAGCTTCGACCAATATTCCTCAAGTGAGCAATGTGAGCAATAATATTATGGGGCACTTTCTTTTCGTTTCTTTTCgttcttttttctttccttttcgtTTCTTTTCCATTCCTTTTCGTTTCTTTTCCATTCTTTTTCTTTCGACGCAGAATTTTGCTTCACCgtcattttttattcaaattaatCTCCTGTATAAACACAACTATTCCGAAATTCCAAACAAATCACTTGACAGTTTTTTTTCGTTCAATTATCGTTCTAGTGTTATTTACAAGATATCGATCTCGAACTGGCGGCTCTGGAAGAAGGAAATCGAAATCGCCAAGCTGAATTGTCCGCGTATGCAGAACTCGATAATATCGCGGAAGAAGATGAACAAGAACCACCAGGTTGGTATATTTCAGACTAATTTTCTTTTCACTTCTCCTCATTACCTACCTAACTACATTTCAGATAGAATGCATACAATAGCAGTACATATGTAAATATCAGTATATCCTCTTATAAATGTCACTGTACTGCGTTCCATACTCGTATCATGGATAGTTTCTAACAATATCACGAATTACGAATTATAATAATCGTcgaggtattgatgcttgttcgATGATTTCAACTCGTTACGTCCGTCAAGTATCGATTTTCGCTTAGATGTTTGCCGCTCTGTAAGCAATTCGCAGCATATTCTCTGTATATCGTGTTACAAAAATATGGCAAAATCTGATGAAGGCAAGTTAGACGAGCGATCGAGAAACAtcggtttctttttttttctataccTATATGTAGTAACCCTTCAATACGTAGGTAATGCTTAAGGCTTAAATGTAGATGAACTATAGGTATGTACATATCACTACACACACATATACAATATTACTGACAAGCTTCCACGGCAATAAACGAATGAACAAACGAATCAgttcatcgaatagtttggtctgaAAGTGATCCCATATTTTGTTGGATCGATTTTAAATGGATTAATGGATTTAGGCTGGCTTAGAAAACTAGATAGCAAACGATTTGTAGCTACAGCTAGGCTTTGTCTTGTCTTTTTTTCCTGAAGAAGTCTACCTGTTTTCGGACCTAGTTCCGGCGCCACAGCACCTTACACTCGAGCGGCAACTGAACAAGAGTGTCCTAATTGGTTGGACACCACCTGAGAATACTCATCAGCTAGAATCGTATCACGTCTACGTGGATGGGGTGTTGAAGGTTACCGTGAAAGCAACCGAGAGGACCAGAGCGCTAGTCGAGGGAGTCGATTCTACTCGGGTTCGTAATCAAATACGTTCATTTTTTAATGGAGTAGCGACCATCGAGATGTGACTGATTGAAGAGTGGGAATAAAAAAGGCTGAAAGTAAGAAAATTAAAGTTGCGAAGAGAATAATTTACCGATATTGACCTTCGTATAAACATCTTCTTTATGggaaaaaaatttgtttttcaATTTCACTTTCAACCTCTCTTATTTCCACTTCTCAATTGAAGATTAGAAAAAGAATTCGAAGGACATTACATATTTCCAACAACGGAATAGATAGATCTATACATACGTACCTCCCTATATGTCCGAAAATATTGAGAATTTTCGTGAAATACCTACCTATGTATGTACATAGTCACATAATAGCTAAAGCGATAGGTTACTTGATTTTATTCGACCGGGCCCACAGCCGCACAGAATAAGCGTCCGTTCGGTGACACATTCGAGACGTACGTCTCGCGATGCTGCTTGCACAATGGTGATTGGTAAGGATGTCGCATTGGGTCCAACCGCTGTCAAGGCATCGAACGTAACGGCCACCAGTGCCGTAATATCCTGGTTACCGAGCAACAGCAATCACCAACACGTGGTTTGCGTGAATAACGTCGAGGTTAGAACGGTGAAGCCTGGCGTTTACAGACACACGATCACCGGCTTGGCGCCATCCACGATCTACAGAGTGACCGTTAAGGCAAAGAATCTAAGGGCGACGCATTTCGAGGACCAAAATGCTCAAGCGGCGAACAGCTTAGCATGTCACGTCCATTTCAAAACGTTACCGAAGGGATTGCCTGACCCTCCGGTCAATATCCAGGTTAATAATCGTTTCAATAACTATTTACTTAATCCGCGACCGTACTCGAAATCGCACGGTAGAATTTGTAGAATGAATTGGAACGATAATCACAATGCATTACGGCATTTTCTGACAAGGTGGAGGCTGGACCGCAGGACGGCACTTTGCTAGTGACCTGGCAGCCTGTTGCCCTAAACGGTTCGGCCGTCACCGGTTACGCGGTGTACGCCGATGGGAAAAAGGTCACCGACGTAGACAGCCCCACCGGTGACCACGCTCTGGTCGACATACACAAACTGATGGGTTTGAATCCGAAACATATCACGGTCAGGACTAAAAGCAGGGAAAGCCAGTCGGCCGATAGTTGTGCCACTGCCATTCCCTGCAGCGTTCTTCGTGGTGGTACCACTGCGCATTTGCAGCACGGATCCGCGCACATGCAAGATCAGGGACAACCGCAGCCTTCCGTTACGTGCCAGCCAGATGATCCGAACAGATTACGTATGCCTGTCGCGGGTCAACGATATTCTACAGGTCCTTTACCACCTTCTCACATCAGGAGACACGGAACTACCAGGGTTGATGCTCACGGTCAAATCATCATCGAAACCGATGAGAATCTATCCGACAAAGAGATTTATCCTGGACAGAGTATGTCTCAGATGGGTAAGGAGTTCTGCCATTAACCATATCGCTTCTAAAAAATCATTCGTATTGTAACCACACCTTTATGATTTCCTTTCGTTTCAATTTTACCCCTTTTTTCTCAAACTTACAATTAATCTTTCCATTTGCATCGAACTTGAGTGACATTACCTCTGCTTAACTTGAATCTACTATCGGACTTTCTCAAAACTTGCACACGTTTCTATTTGATACATAGGAGTTCCGGAAATCACCAAAGACTCTGCAAGTGAAGCAAACTACAGCGAGGAAGACGATCCTTCGCGTCGAAGTAGAGGCATACCGTTACATCATCATGGACACCCACGATATGGACCGCCAATGGGACAGCAAGGACTTGTCGGGACGCATAGATCCGGAAGAATGTCTGGGCCTGGCAGTAGACCTCAGGACCCGTATTACGATCAAGCAGGTACGTTTCAAATCTATCTATACTAAATTACTTACTTACAGTTAGATTATCGATTATATTATTTAGAAGCTTTTCTTTCACTTCCGAACAACTTTTTAAATGTTCTTTCTGCCTGCGTTTCTTTCCTTTCCCTTCCTTTTTCCCTTCCTTTTTCCcttccttttcttcttcttttctggTTTCTTTAAACTTTATGAAGGAAATCAAAGAGGTAGAGGGCCCGGCTATCGTGCTGGCCGAGATATCCAAGGTCAGGGAAATGCGGGCCATCCATCAGGCACCGCTCAACAAATGAACAAAAGAACTCGCTTGTTCGTTGCCCTATTCGACTACGACCCAAAAACTATGTCACCTAATCCAGATGCTTGCGAAGAATTGCCCTTTTCCGCGGGCGATACCATCAAGGTATTTTTCGCTAGATTATCTATAGCCATTGTCGTGACAATTTTCCTTTATTTTCGAACTAATAAATCAATTTCGCAGGTGTATGGTGAGAAAGATGCGGATGGATTTTATTGGGGAGAATGTCATGGTAGACGAGGATTTGTCCCTTATAATATGGTACAAGAAATTAAGGATCCCAATCAACCGGGACAGATACAATCGGGAAGGAGGGGCAGATGGGGTGATGCCTACGCCAACATGCCAGTGAAGAAGATGATAGCGCTTTACGATTATGATCCACACGAATTATCTCCTAACGTTGATTCTGTAAGATCTTCGTCAAATAGAAATTCGACCTAGTGTTTATTTCAGTTGTTGAATTCGTTAGAACTGTTGGTTAGAATCGTTCCAGAAAAATGGAACgccatttctttttttttttttctctacaAATTTCCTTCTTtccgttttcttcttttttcttttacatATTACGAATCACAAATCATTTCTTTATATCAATTACTACTTATTCCCGCAGCAAGCAGAACTGGCGTTTCAAACCGGGAACGAGATCTATGTGTATGGTGATCTTGACGAAGATGGATTTTACAAGGGTGAATTGAATGGAGTTCGCGGTTTAGTTCCAAGCAATTTTCTCGCAGAAGCACCAGACCAACCGTCGCAAGGGCAACTCCCGCCCGAAAACAGAAGGCCTCCAGGTCAGAGTCAAGGACCCGGGGCCAGAGGACCGCCCCCACCACCACGGGAGCCACCACCTGCTCATCGACGAGGCAAAGGTAACATCTCAGAAATCGTtgcttttcatatatttttatcCTTTATGCTGCCGCAAATCGTGGCACATAAATAACTTCTCGAGCCAAGCGCAGCGACATGGGTTCAACTTTCGCAATGTATCTTTGCAAACATGATGCCAGAAAATAAACCATCGTCTCAGCAATAAGAAGAACCGAGATCGACAGGTGTACACATATCTACAAACAACTCTAAATATGTCCATAGTAGGAACGTTCGTTTGAAAGAAATGGGAAACTGGCTCGAGAAGTATAAATATGTAAATTCCCACTGACGTTGCTTGTTCAAGCGATACAACCAATTAATCTGTTTAACAAGACGTAATAATAATATGATGTAAAAAAACGCAGAATGAAAGCGAATTTGTTAATCGGTTCTAAGTCAAATGgcaaaaaaaagtaaaaatgcAGAACGGAGAGAACATGTACAGAGCCAACGAACGGCGGCCGGGGGGGAGGGGGGGAttaagaaagaaatagaaaaaaCAATTCGACGTCAGTGCGAATGTAGAATCGAAACGGCAAACAACACAAGACACGAAACTAGATGTGCCAGACGACAAGCAGAAGGGTCACACGTAGCAGTATGGTCGATCGGTGCGGCGGCGTACTGAGAACGAACCGACGTTGACTGAATCGAAGTTTATCTTTTTAGGTGCACTCGATTCTTCTCAAATTACAAAGTGATTGCAAAGCCTGAATTAAACATGTCTCTTATTATATGTATGCATTTCGATAGGATATTCGGATAAGTTGAACTTCTAGAAATTAATTTAAGGAATACTTTGGTAACAAGTTTCTAGGGACTCGTGCAAAATTGGCGCATAGTGTCGGTTACCAACTTTGTATAAATATCAACTAATATGTTCGCGGAATGTGTGAATACGATTTTATATTTACAGATTTCTTTAGGAACTCGATTATCGTCACGTGTAAAGCGGTTTCTTTGTGTCTATCTACCTACTTATCTATTTACCTATCTATCGATCTAtcgatctatctatctatctatctatctatctatctatctatctatctatctatctatctatctatctatcggtctatctatctatctatctatctatcgatctatctatctatcgatctatctatctatcgatCGATCTATCTATCGATCGATCTATCCGTCGATCTATCTATCGTTCTATCTATCTatttatctatctatctatctactaTCTATCTGTACACCTCTCTATCtatctatttatatatttgtcTATCTACTTATCTATCTGTACACCTCTCTATCTACCTATTTATATATTTGCCTATCTACCTATCTATCTACAGTATATCTATACATATATTTGTATATGTCTGTAATAaagtaatagtagtagtaataataataataataataataatgatgataataataataataatgataataataataacaacaacaataatgataatgattactattattattattattgatattgttattattcaaatatttatatattaagacaAAATAAAACATTAAGCTGCTTTCAGTGTTTCTATTATGTATAGATTACATATGTATGGTCGTACATACACATACTAcctgtatgtatacatacatgtattcgTATTATATTTCGTATGTATTTTACTTCGATGAATTGTACAAAGCACATTTGGGCTCTGTGTAATTCTTTACTTGACTATTTCTTTTTTCCTCCACTAAATCTACTTGTTACATTTATGCTGTAcatgtgtatacatatatatgtatatgcaaaTATCTACAGATATGTACGGATAtgtgtgtatatatgtataagtgGTAGCGTGCGTGCGCGCATATACAtattgtgtatatatatacatatacacacacacatatataaCATAATCTGTTTCTCTGTGTGCCTGAACTGGTCGATGGTCGTCGTGTCACATGATTGTCGTTCGTGTCGTGTTGTCATGCTGGCCATTTAAATATTGAACACTTAAGTTTTTCAAGGACTCGTTCTTTTATCATATTTCGTGTCTTGACACCTAAAGTCACGGGACAAATTAGTTGGACGCGAGACTCCATGTTCCGTCGAGTAATTGAAATCTACCTCTCGCGCTAATTTCCATCGACTGTCTAGCCTAGATATTAAAGAAACGCAAAGGAAAAGTAGAAACAGATGAAATGTGATGAGATCGAAAGTTGAAAGGATATTGCTCGGCAATTCGGCATGCTCGGCACGCTCGGCCGCGTACTAACGTTCACTTAAAAGTTAAAAGTTAAAAAAGATAAATGCGCCACAAATGACAACACGGTTCTGTTCTCTTCTCTGTTGCTAGATGCCTGCATTGTGCCTGTGTCTGTCCCTGTCTGTCACTTAGACTCtagacaacaacaacaacaacaacaacaacaacaacaacaacaacaacaacaaccatCACTAATGAACAACCAACAACATCAACTCCAACATCAAAACAATCCACCGCATCTAGCGTACCAACAAGCGAATCACCACAGCTACACGACTGTAACCACGTCCAATCAGCATGGACCCACCCCTATGGGTGCCCATCAGCAAGGCCCCGTACCACCCCACCTTCAACAGCAGGTGAGTCCACAGCTCTATCCGAAAATTTTCACCAATGCTTTTTGACGTGCTTTTAATCCGTTTACTATCAAACTTTCTTCTACAATACTTTGACTATACTTTATTCTTGTTTACTATTTCCTCTACCATTTCAATAAAATAGTTTCTCGTTTGTTCGCTTCTTCCTGCTACATAGGTACATAAGTACATATGTACAATAATTTAACTATCACTTCTACTCGTCATTCCCCTTTTTTTAACTATGTCGATTTCAATTTATTGCATTTCCTTTTTTGGATAAAAATTTAAAGAAAGATAATGACGATACAATCTACCGATGGTTGCGTTGGcataattt contains:
- the Rbp gene encoding RIMS binding protein isoform X6, whose amino-acid sequence is MQDAVLESILEQMRETEARKAELERQHAEAQSQLREKIAGRYQGPESVEALQSKIRELEKKTELQMVRYEELSLELTSLKRALSRGPGVGHSAVPTTWPPAGSEIDRIIAKMEQDNSATRMVHDLDHIRGGSITTQQPSATQSILRSSSENLPNLGQHQHPPHPHALNLGMPTQMGHYAGSPMPLTPMMPGCPPLTPNGPPYHYSEPIPPAPSLSSSQSQPVFQQKMQSYQQPQPTHTDLSSSHSQSALPTSQQKQQQTHTHFGSSQYQESYPHTQTYQQPLQQQPSQQQPQQHPASTTYLTSSSQNVIPHYTQPTQTAQTYQLNGSQQQQQATTYPSLSITSHPNGTYSTGTSTFSSQLSHHNFSVPQTSIPQTTLSSLPPYSTNTFHSTLGALTSVPQTVLPFSSVQSTFATSGSTYSTVGTNAFGTSGVSSGTASTGLLQAISDPLQAMQQLSAQSQANQLQQQAIIQQIQQSLRASSPTATATTSQLYLGSRQMPKIPSSILSNPLDRLTNDNIVSEGQVDMLDIPGKGRCYVYTARFTYEPFQHSPNENPEAELPVQGGDYLLVWGQPDEDGFLDAETLDGRRGLVPANFVQKLVGDDLLQFHQAVLGLRDVDDSASTNIPQVSNCYLQDIDLELAALEEGNRNRQAELSAYAELDNIAEEDEQEPPEVYLFSDLVPAPQHLTLERQLNKSVLIGWTPPENTHQLESYHVYVDGVLKVTVKATERTRALVEGVDSTRPHRISVRSVTHSRRTSRDAACTMVIGKDVALGPTAVKASNVTATSAVISWLPSNSNHQHVVCVNNVEVRTVKPGVYRHTITGLAPSTIYRVTVKAKNLRATHFEDQNAQAANSLACHVHFKTLPKGLPDPPVNIQVEAGPQDGTLLVTWQPVALNGSAVTGYAVYADGKKVTDVDSPTGDHALVDIHKLMGLNPKHITVRTKSRESQSADSCATAIPCSVLRGGTTAHLQHGSAHMQDQGQPQPSVTCQPDDPNRLRMPVAGQRYSTGPLPPSHIRRHGTTRVDAHGQIIIETDENLSDKEIYPGQSMSQMGVPEITKDSASEANYSEEDDPSRRSRGIPLHHHGHPRYGPPMGQQGLVGTHRSGRMSGPGSRPQDPYYDQAGNQRGRGPGYRAGRDIQGQGNAGHPSGTAQQMNKRTRLFVALFDYDPKTMSPNPDACEELPFSAGDTIKVYGEKDADGFYWGECHGRRGFVPYNMVQEIKDPNQPGQIQSGRRGRWGDAYANMPVKKMIALYDYDPHELSPNVDSQAELAFQTGNEIYVYGDLDEDGFYKGELNGVRGLVPSNFLAEAPDQPSQGQLPPENRRPPGQSQGPGARGPPPPPREPPPAHRRGKDACIVPVSVPVCHLDSRQQQQQQQQQQQQQQQQPSLMNNQQHQLQHQNNPPHLAYQQANHHSYTTVTTSNQHGPTPMGAHQQGPVPPHLQQQGKGRGGVINRGSNVPGSMQGPGQHIQQQPQSQQDYQQQNQSYQQQQSNQQNQGYQQQGSGFGPQGQQFQQQPQQQQQQQVQQQNQGYSQQNQGPSMQTGQGTSKPRGIPTVLPTAQSKPQAQGQGPQQQQQQQQQQQSTGPNLMQKFTEMAGASAGGDILSKGKELIFMKFGLGK